The Actinomycetota bacterium region CGAAGGCGGCCGGGAACAGCCGGTCGCGGGCGGCGGCCATCGGGATCTGGCCCTGCAACAGGATCCAGCCGTTGAGGGCGCCGAAGGCCGAGACGATGGCGCCGACGGCGACCGCGTCACCGGCCCAGCCGCCGAACATCTCGGCGGCCGCGTCCGCGAAGGGGGCGTTGGAGCCGGCGAGCACCCCGGCCGGGATGACGCCCATCACCGCGACCGTCCCCAGGATGTACACCAGGGCGGTGACCAGCGTGCCGATGACGGTCGAGCGTGGGATGGTGCGCTTGGGCTCGGTGACGTCCTCGGCCGGGACGGTGGCCGACTCCAGGCCGATGAACGCCCACAGCGTGAGGGCGGCGGCGGCGGTGACCGAGCCGAACACCGACCCGCCGGCGGCGTTGAACGCCCCGAAGTTGCCGCCGTCAAAGAACAGCAGCCCCACGGTGGCGATGGCCAGCAGCGGCACCAGCTTGAGGACGGTGGTCACGGCCTGGACCCAGCCGCCGTGGCGCACCCCCAGGGCGTTGACGAAGGTGAGGGCCCAGATCGCGGCCACCGCGACCGCGGCCGCCAGCAGGGCGTTGGTGGCCAGGGCGCCCCAGAAGACCGACAGGTAGCTGACGAAGGC contains the following coding sequences:
- a CDS encoding amino acid permease, with product AYPRTGGPYAYSRKAFGDFVGFQTAWGYWIAIWAGNAAIAVAFVSYLSVFWGALATNALLAAAVAVAAIWALTFVNALGVRHGGWVQAVTTVLKLVPLLAIATVGLLFFDGGNFGAFNAAGGSVFGSVTAAAALTLWAFIGLESATVPAEDVTEPKRTIPRSTVIGTLVTALVYILGTVAVMGVIPAGVLAGSNAPFADAAAEMFGGWAGDAVAVGAIVSAFGALNGWILLQGQIPMAAARDRLFPAAFARTGRSGAPVLGLVTSSVLVTLLLAMNYTKSLVEQFTFIILLATLTTLVPYAYSAAAQLMLLKTDQARFSGRRLARDALVALGAFGYSLWAIAGAGYEVVFKGFLLLLAGIPVYVWLRWRATRAPTRAEPLTVEDLLPPIADNQPVRR